AAAAAGTCATTCGCATAAGGGAAAATAAAATTGATTTTATATATCTGAATATGGTATCGGATGAATTGGAAACCGATTTTGAAGAAATTAATCAGCATACCTTCAATTTAAGTGAAACGAGCATTCCTAAAGAGGATATTCGGATACGAATGCGGATTTTCAAAGACGAATATTTTAGAAAAGTATGGCAGATGTTGGCACATATTCAAAATGGGGACCTCTACGAAGCTAATTTCTGTCAGGAATTTTATGCCGAGAACTGTACTATAAATCCGTTGGGTGCTTTCAAAAAATTAAATGCCATCTCTAAAGCACCCTTTTCGGCCTATTTAAAATTGTCCGATAAGTATTTATGCTCCGCTAGTCCGGAACGATACTTAAAGAAAATGGGTAATAAGGTCATTTCCCAACCCATTAAGGGCACAGCTGCTCGGAATGGTTCAATTACCGAGGACACTGAACTTAAGATGCAATTGGAGCAGGATGAAAAGGAACGATCCGAAAATATAATGATCGTAGATTTGGTCAGGAACGACTTATCAAAAAGCGCGTTAAAAGGTTCTGTAACCGTCGAGGAGCTCTGCAAAGTATATTCTTTTGAACAAGTTCATCAGATGGTTTCCATCATATCCGCTACGGTTGCCCCGGATAAGAATCCAGTCGAGTTAATCAAAGAAACCTTTCCCATGGGTAGTATGACCGGCGCACCAAAAATTTCAGCCATGAAAATCATTGAAGAATTGGAGTCCTCTAGACGTGGATTATATAGTGGTGCCGTAGGGTATTTTACTCCAAATTCTGATTTTGATTTTAATGTGGTCATCAGAAGTATTTTGTATAACGAGTCCAAGAAATACGTCTCCTATTCCGTAGGAAGCGCCATTACTGCAAAATCAAATCCCAATAAGGAATATGAAGAATGTCTTTTGAAGGCAAAGGCAATGCGTGAGGTTATAGAGGGGTAGTTCTACTGCTTATTGGAAAAAGTTTTTGTGCGACCTGTATTGGATTGTCCAAGGCCTTAAGTTTAAGTACTTTTGTTGAATGTTGTCTATATTCCAAACACATATGGGGTCAAAATTCCCAGAGCTATTTGAAAAAAGGTTTCTTTTGGCTTGTAGTGGTGGATTGGATAGTGTAGTCCTTACCCATCTTTGCCATGAAAGCCAGCTGGATTTTGCATTGGCGCACTGCAACTTTGGTTTACGTGGAGAGGAGAGCGATTTAGACGAAAAATTTGTATCGGAATTGGCAGAAAAAATAAAAAAACCTTTTTTTCTTACCCACTTGGATACCTTAGGTTATGTGAACAAGCACAAAGTATCAGTACAGATGGCTGCGCGGGAACTACGATACGCTTGGTTCAAAAAAATTCTAAAAGAGAATAATATACCGATATTGGTTACGGCACATCATGCCGATGATGATTTGGAGACTTTTCTAATCAACCTATCTAGGGGTACGGGTATTGATGGTTTGGTGGGAATCCCCTCAAAGACGGACTTTTTATGCAGGCCGCTTTTGCCATTTTCAAGGGAACAAATCTTGGAGTATGCTAAAAGTAATAATTTGGAATGGCGAGAAGACAAATCAAATAATGATACCAAATACCTACGTAATAAAATCCGTCTAGAAATCATCCCGGCACTGAAAGAATTGCATCCAACTTTTCTGGATAACTACAAGAATACACAGTCCTTTTTGAGACAAACCTCCAAAATTGCTGATCATCGCTTACAGGAAATTAAAAAGAAACTTTTTGTAAAAGAGAGTAACTTTACCCGGATAGCAATAGATAAACTAAAAGAGTTAGAGCCACTATCGGCCTATCTCTATGGTCTTCTTAACGAATTCGGTTTTACGGAATGGGACAACATTGCTGATTTATTAGATGCCATGAGTGGTAAGTATGTGCTGTCCGACACCCATAAATTGTTAAAGGATAGAAGCTTTTTATTATTGTCTGAAAGACAATTTGATGATTCAACACAGCAGCATTTTTCAATCAACATCAATCAAGAAATTGTAGCGGAACCTTTAGAAATGAAGTTTACCGTTGTAGATAATTGGGATAATAATACCGATGCTATAATTTATGTAGCTAAAAAAGCGTTAAAATACCCATTGGTGATAAGGAAATGGAAGAATGGCGACTATTTTTATCCTTTAGGTTTACAGGGAAAGAAAAAACTGTCCAAATTTTTCAAGGATGAAAAGATTGATGTCTTCTCAAAAAAGGATCAATGGCTTTTATGTTCTGGTGAGGACATCGTTTGGGTCATTGGGCGAAGAGCGGATGAACGTTTTAAAGTGAAAGAGGACACCAAAGAAATTTTAAGAATTGAAGCAACCCTATGAGAGTACTGTTTTTGAGTATCGTTATCATTCTAAGCCATCTTTCAATATTTGCTCAAGATGATGAAAATCCAGTTATATGGGAACATGAGGCCGTTCAGCTCGCTGATACGGAATACGAACTTGTAATTACTGGAAAAATCCATGAAGGATGGCATGTTTACTCTCAGTATACAGCAGAAGGGGGCTCATTGCCTAGCTTATTTCAATTTAAAGATGCAGAAGATAAGTATGAGTTAATAGGTAAAACGGAAGAGAGTAAGACGATAAAGGAGTATAGCGACATTTTTGAAGTTGAAGAAACGTTCTTTAAAGATGAGGCCATTTTTAAACAAAAAATTAAGCTTCTAGATACCACAGTTAATCAGATATCGGTCAATTTATTTTATCAAGTTTGTAAAGAGGTATGTATTCCGGCAGACGTGGATTTTGTTTTTTCCTTGGATGGTAGTGCGGTTGTTACGGAGAATGCCGCCATAGACGAGAAAAGTTCAGCACTAGGGGCAAAACTACGATTGGACCTCAAAAATAAAGAGTTGCTCACCCAAGGTCAGGAAAATATAAATTCAGATTCCAATTTGTGGGTTATTTTCGCTCTAGGCTTTCTTGGGGGATTAATAGCTTTGCTAACACCTTGTGTTTTTCCTATGATTCCCCTAACGGTGTCATTTTTTACAAAACATTCTCAAAAGAGGTCAAAGGGTATTATAAATGCTTTGTTATATGGATTTTTCATTGTTCTTATCTATTTCCTTTTAAGTCTTCCGTTTCACTTATTTGATTCGGTTGATTCACAGATATTAAATACTATTGCCACGAATATTTGGTTGAACATTTTTTTCTTCCTGGTTTTTGTCTTTTTCGCTTTCTCATTTTTTGGTTATTATGAACTCACTTTACCCAGTTCTTGGGCCAACAAGATGGATGCCGCTTCCTCAAAAATTGGGGGTGCCATTGGTATTTTTTTTATGGCCGTTACCTTGGCTATTGTATCATTTTCCTGTACGGGTCCCATCTTAGGAGGGCTATTAGGTGGAACAACGTTGGCGGAGGGAGACGTTGCGGTAAACTTAACTGCAGGTATGACGGGTTTCGGGGTAGCATTGGCATTTCCATTTGCCCTTTTTG
This sequence is a window from Maribacter aestuarii. Protein-coding genes within it:
- a CDS encoding protein-disulfide reductase DsbD family protein, with amino-acid sequence MRVLFLSIVIILSHLSIFAQDDENPVIWEHEAVQLADTEYELVITGKIHEGWHVYSQYTAEGGSLPSLFQFKDAEDKYELIGKTEESKTIKEYSDIFEVEETFFKDEAIFKQKIKLLDTTVNQISVNLFYQVCKEVCIPADVDFVFSLDGSAVVTENAAIDEKSSALGAKLRLDLKNKELLTQGQENINSDSNLWVIFALGFLGGLIALLTPCVFPMIPLTVSFFTKHSQKRSKGIINALLYGFFIVLIYFLLSLPFHLFDSVDSQILNTIATNIWLNIFFFLVFVFFAFSFFGYYELTLPSSWANKMDAASSKIGGAIGIFFMAVTLAIVSFSCTGPILGGLLGGTTLAEGDVAVNLTAGMTGFGVALAFPFALFALFPAWLNSLPKSGGWMTTVKVVLGFLEIGLALKFLSNADLVGHWGILKREIFLGIWILLGLLLTLYLFGIFRFPHDGPKQKLSIGRKVTGLVSALFTIYLVLGLSNVSNLKLLSGFPPPAFYSVYEQESDCPLGIDCFKDFDDGLAYAKENNKPILLDFTGWACVNCRKMEENVWSEAEVYDVLNNDYVLISLYVDDRKMLPEEEQFNFKYDSGRVKRIENIAQKWGTFQDVNFNAVSQPFYVLLSPDLEVLNTSIQNTDSDSYLNWLNEGLRNFKELNR
- a CDS encoding anthranilate synthase component I family protein, translated to MRITRTFTVENKEEFKESLLLWAQQYDEVVWLDSNGHSDPYGCFDALLAVDGLTALSTDYHSGFEDLATYQAQVKDWIFGYLTYDLKNDVEVLTSKNNDGLAFPELYFFQPKKVIRIRENKIDFIYLNMVSDELETDFEEINQHTFNLSETSIPKEDIRIRMRIFKDEYFRKVWQMLAHIQNGDLYEANFCQEFYAENCTINPLGAFKKLNAISKAPFSAYLKLSDKYLCSASPERYLKKMGNKVISQPIKGTAARNGSITEDTELKMQLEQDEKERSENIMIVDLVRNDLSKSALKGSVTVEELCKVYSFEQVHQMVSIISATVAPDKNPVELIKETFPMGSMTGAPKISAMKIIEELESSRRGLYSGAVGYFTPNSDFDFNVVIRSILYNESKKYVSYSVGSAITAKSNPNKEYEECLLKAKAMREVIEG
- the tilS gene encoding tRNA lysidine(34) synthetase TilS, producing MGSKFPELFEKRFLLACSGGLDSVVLTHLCHESQLDFALAHCNFGLRGEESDLDEKFVSELAEKIKKPFFLTHLDTLGYVNKHKVSVQMAARELRYAWFKKILKENNIPILVTAHHADDDLETFLINLSRGTGIDGLVGIPSKTDFLCRPLLPFSREQILEYAKSNNLEWREDKSNNDTKYLRNKIRLEIIPALKELHPTFLDNYKNTQSFLRQTSKIADHRLQEIKKKLFVKESNFTRIAIDKLKELEPLSAYLYGLLNEFGFTEWDNIADLLDAMSGKYVLSDTHKLLKDRSFLLLSERQFDDSTQQHFSININQEIVAEPLEMKFTVVDNWDNNTDAIIYVAKKALKYPLVIRKWKNGDYFYPLGLQGKKKLSKFFKDEKIDVFSKKDQWLLCSGEDIVWVIGRRADERFKVKEDTKEILRIEATL